The sequence below is a genomic window from Ipomoea triloba cultivar NCNSP0323 chromosome 10, ASM357664v1.
CCATTCACACTAATTGTGGGGGCTTAGGTGCAAGGAGAAAGGTGGTGTTATGGGCTTTGGGGAAGAGGGAGTACGATCGACTCACGATGGCGCAGACTCCTAATTTGTGGAGGGCCCGTCGTGCACCCTTGGTCGAGGCATGAGTGGTGAGAGGCAAATGTACCTTGTCACGCCAGCGAATGATGAGGCAAAGTGGGGGTGCAGGAAGGGGTACAACAAGGCAATCGGGGATGCGAGAGCCTAGAACATAAACGTGTAACTACTATGATAGGGATATGTGGGATATATCTCCCTGATATATAACTATAATATCTTCATCACATTTAATTGTACTAACTACATTGAGATACATCTCAAATAATGCATTTCACCAAATCCAATTATATCTCTACTATATATAAGCATTAaaaaaagagtcatttccatttttggtcctactgttattgtagcattgtcaatttttagtccacttaattaatttttgccacattgtgaccagtcttatttagttcttgccacttttagtctaccgttaaaatttttgtcaaattaccGTCCAAAATATGGGTATTTttcgtcttttcatgctttggtcatctccttgactcttttcagtggttttccttacacattttcattcaTTGAAGAGGttcggcgaaagccatgtgagccacgttacaaagccatggctttcgccggacctcttcattggatgaaaatctgtaaggaaaaccactataAAGGGTAaatgagatgatcaaagcatgaaaaaatcaaaatacccctgttttggacggttatttgacgaaaattttaacggtggactaaaagtggcaaggactaaataagactggccgcaatgtgacaaaaattaatgaagtggactaaaattggcaatgtcctAATAacactaggaccaaaaatagaaatgattcattaaaaaaacataatgaatAATTGAGAGTTTAATATATTCCTCACAGATGAATCATATATCAAAAAggatgaaaataatttaaaaaaatttaaaaacattccTAACTACGCATTCACCGGTGCCATACTTATCGACGAACATGGTTTCCCGAATCTATTAGAAGTCCGGCGTAAGTCCATTGGAAATCACAAAAGTAGTGATCTTTGGCATACTAAAGGCACTTATCGCCGTTATCGGCGAACATCGTAAAACCCCACCGACATCGAAGAGGTTTTGGTAGTAACTGTTTTTTCCGAGGCCACAAGATACCCATAGCCCACCCAAGCCGCGATCACTGCTTCTCTGCTATCGGAACCCATGAGAAACTCAACCCCTGAACgcccaaatgatgaattgcagtTTCTTGGATCAAATGCCAAGGTTTCTGGGTTGAAACCCGAATGTTCGACCTCGAGGAGTATGGGTAAGGGTAAAGTTTCTGAAGATGGGACAAAGAAACCAGATGGCTCAACATTTATGTGCGAAATTTGTTCCGATGAGAAGCAAAGAATCGAAGTTTTTAGAATAATGGGGTGCAACCACTCCTACTGCTCCGATTGCGCGTCCAAATACGTGGCTGCGAAGCTCCAAGACAGCACTTTTCGAATCTGTTGCCCTGTTTCTGGGTGCGGGGGAGTGATAGAGCCTGAGAATTGCCGTTTTATTTTGCCCAAAACGGTGTTTGATCGATGGGGGGACGCTTTATGCGAGGCTATGATTCTTTCTCTGGAGAAATTTTATTGCCCCTATAAGGACTGCTCTGCCCTTCTGATCGATGAAAATCTGGAGATTGTGGAATCTGAGTGCCCAGAATGCAGGAGATTGTTTTGTGCCAAGTGTAAGGTGCCCTGGCATTCTGAGATTTCTTGCTCAGAGTTTCAGAAGTTTCATGAGAATGAGAGACCAATGGAGGTCATAAATATTGAAGATGAAACATTTATGTGTGAAATCTGCTGTGATGAGAAGGAAAAAATCGAAATCTTTAAAATTATGGGCTGCACCCATTCCTATTGTTCTGAATGTGTGTCAAAGTACATAGGTTCAAAGGTGGAAGACAACATTTCAAGAATCTGTTGTCCTGTGACAGGGTGTGAAGGGGTGCTGGAGCCTGAGAATTGCCTATCAATTCTGCCCAGGCCGGTGTTTGATGGGTGGGTGGACGCCCTATGCGAGGCTTCTTGCTTCCGAGAAATTCTATTGCCCCTTCAAGGATTGCTCTGCTCTCTTGATTGATGAGAAAGTGGAGGTTGCAGAATGCGAGTGCCCGGAATGCAGGAGGTTGTTCTGTGCCAAGTGTAAGGTGCCCTGGCATTCCGAGATTTCGTGCTCAGAGTTTCAGAAGCTGAATAAGAATGAGAGGCAAAGGGAGGATATACAGCTCATGAATTTTGCAGCTGGTAGGCAATGGAAGAGGTGCCCTAATTGTGGGATCTATGTGGAGAGAGTTTCAGGCTGTGGTTTCATGGTTTGCAGGTTAGATACTCCAATGCTTCTTTTGCTTTGATTCCCCTTGCTTTGCTTAGCAGTTTAAGTTTTGGTTTCAGTATAATTTAGAAATTCCAAGATTGAACCTTGCATATGGTATAAGCCTAGCCCTTGTTTGTATATGCAATAACTTATATATTACTTAGAGGTTTGTCACTTTCGGTTACACAAGTTTGGTAGCATTCGTACAATCAATCATGctattataattatgaaaaatgcCACTATAATCGCCCGATATGTGTTGTTTCCCAAGTTTAGGTCTTTCTGGTGAGAAATTCGGTGAAATCCCACCAGATTTTGTCACATGACTTGCAACTTACCAAAAATGTATGGGCAAAAATgtctatttacattatttaccaaaaatgtatattatggGCAAAAATTGCCACTATAATTGCACGAATATATGCTGTTTCCCACTTTTAGGTCTTTCTAGTGAGAAATTCGGTGAAATTTCACTGGATTTTGTCACATGACTTGCAACTTACCAAAGTTTATGGGCAAAAATGTCTATTTACATTATatgctctcttttttttttcttgagaaatgGGGAAACGTGTAATCACTACTCAAGAGTGTGTATTGGGTAAACCTCGCCTTTGCGACCTTAGCTGGCAAAAGGCCACAAGGAGGTGAcaaagtgtaacaccccaattttcacatcttggatttattacaaaatccttaaaatataatacattgcggaagcgtctaaccagcagaaaactgggtgttaccaccacgcttaggtatctttcctatacctaaacgctaaggctaaacttacaacctcaaataaccatatcaatatccagatatgtacatatggaaataatccctccagggtgtctattctaggatagagtaatcttcaacctcgactcccatcctatttagagctcatcggccacaggggcccacgctagactgcatctaataaaggacacaatgaagtgtagttagcgcgacggctaagtaaggaaatccattgtcactcggaagtaaacaaaggttttcaaaaacaacaattaataataaatagggtaagataaacgttacccaacagtcgcagtctacctgcaatcattctaacaacaagcaataccacattatataagtaacttcggcacataacacaaccattaattcacacgtgagaaacacaacacccacactactgttcgagacacccgacagttagttctcacaactccactcagcgaatagacttcgctctgcagtatgaatcaatcatacaaaatctcacacatcactcagcgaatagacttcgctctgcagtatgaatcaatcatacaaaatctcacacatcactcagcgaatagacttcgctctgcagtatgaatcaatcatacaaaatctcacacatcactcagcgaatagacttcgctctgcagtatgaatcaatcatacaaaaatctcaccattcactcagcgaatagacttcgctttgcagtatagattaatcatacagacccctcaccattcactcagcgaatagacttcgctttgcagtatagattaatcatacagactccctcaccattcattattatcacacgactccataaccatcacacttgttaaaatatatttccccaaaatacacactttggttagtgttagtctcgttatggaaattcgagtacaggagacacaataatttttgaaacacaagtactttccaagttaataaatataatgcacaaaaataatatttgggccttcaaaaattcac
It includes:
- the LOC116033553 gene encoding probable E3 ubiquitin-protein ligase RNF217, yielding MRNSTPERPNDELQFLGSNAKVSGLKPECSTSRSMGKGKVSEDGTKKPDGSTFMCEICSDEKQRIEVFRIMGCNHSYCSDCASKYVAAKLQDSTFRICCPVSGCGGVIEPENCRFILPKTVFDRWGDALCEAMILSLEKFYCPYKDCSALLIDENLEIKVEVAECECPECRRLFCAKCKVPWHSEISCSEFQKLNKNERQREDIQLMNFAAGRQWKRCPNCGIYVERVSGCGFMVCRCRCNFCYTCGAATPKDHFCRNCGQITG